In one window of Nicotiana tabacum cultivar K326 chromosome 12, ASM71507v2, whole genome shotgun sequence DNA:
- the LOC107792157 gene encoding dolichol-phosphate mannosyltransferase subunit 1 isoform X3, translating into MDDWGFWQKIVTLSMLIDWDVDFEIIVVDDGSPDGTQDIVKQLQKVYGEDHILLRPRARKLGLGTAYIHGLKHASGNFVVIMDADLSHHPKYLPRFIKKQMETGASIVTGTRYVTGGGVHGWNLMRKLTSRGANVLAQTLLWPGVSDLTGSFRLYQKSALEDIISSCVSKGYVFQMEMIVRASRKGYRIEEVPITFVDRVFGSSKLGGSEIVEYLKGLLYLLVTT; encoded by the exons ATGGATGATTGGGGGTTTTGGCAAAAGATTGTAACTTTGAGCATGTTAATTGATTG GGATGTTGATTTCGAAATAATTGTAGTGGATGATGGAAGTCCAGATGGCACACAGGATATTGTCAAACAATTGCAGAAAGTATATGGAGAAGATCATATT TTATTGAGACCTCGAGCTCGGAAACTTGGTTTAG GCACTGCATATATTCATGGTTTGAAGCATGCCTCAGGCAATTTTGTTGTCATTATGGATGCGGATCTTTCTCACCAT CCAAAATACCTGCCAAGATTTATCAA GAAACAAATGGAGACAGGTGCCAGTATAGTTACTGGAACTCGATATGTTACTGGTGGTGGTGTCCACGGATGGAACCTTATGCGCAAATTGACAAGTAGGGGAGCAAATGTCCTTGCACAGACATTACTTTGGCCGGGTGTATCAGACTTAACTGGATCCTTCCG GCTGTACCAGAAATCTGCACTAGAAGACATCATAAGCTCTTGTGTAAGTAAAGGATATGTTTTTCAGATGGAGATGATTGTTCGGGCTTCAAGAAAAGGTTACCGCATTGAAGAG GTTCCAATTACTTTTGTCGATAGAGTATTTGGAAGTTCCAAGCTGGGAGGATCTGAAATAGTGGAGTACCTGAAGGGCCTTCTGTATCTTCTGGTTACAACTTGA
- the LOC107792157 gene encoding dolichol-phosphate mannosyltransferase subunit 1 isoform X1, with amino-acid sequence MEQKKNKYSIIVPTYNERLNIALVIYLVFKHLPDVDFEIIVVDDGSPDGTQDIVKQLQKVYGEDHILLRPRARKLGLGTAYIHGLKHASGNFVVIMDADLSHHPKYLPRFIKKQMETGASIVTGTRYVTGGGVHGWNLMRKLTSRGANVLAQTLLWPGVSDLTGSFRLYQKSALEDIISSCVSKGYVFQMEMIVRASRKGYRIEEVPITFVDRVFGSSKLGGSEIVEYLKGLLYLLVTT; translated from the exons ATGGAGCAGAAGAAGAACAAGTACAGTATAATTGTACCCACCTACAACGAACGCCTCAACATTGCTCTCGTCATTTACCTCGTCTTTAAGCATCTCCC GGATGTTGATTTCGAAATAATTGTAGTGGATGATGGAAGTCCAGATGGCACACAGGATATTGTCAAACAATTGCAGAAAGTATATGGAGAAGATCATATT TTATTGAGACCTCGAGCTCGGAAACTTGGTTTAG GCACTGCATATATTCATGGTTTGAAGCATGCCTCAGGCAATTTTGTTGTCATTATGGATGCGGATCTTTCTCACCAT CCAAAATACCTGCCAAGATTTATCAA GAAACAAATGGAGACAGGTGCCAGTATAGTTACTGGAACTCGATATGTTACTGGTGGTGGTGTCCACGGATGGAACCTTATGCGCAAATTGACAAGTAGGGGAGCAAATGTCCTTGCACAGACATTACTTTGGCCGGGTGTATCAGACTTAACTGGATCCTTCCG GCTGTACCAGAAATCTGCACTAGAAGACATCATAAGCTCTTGTGTAAGTAAAGGATATGTTTTTCAGATGGAGATGATTGTTCGGGCTTCAAGAAAAGGTTACCGCATTGAAGAG GTTCCAATTACTTTTGTCGATAGAGTATTTGGAAGTTCCAAGCTGGGAGGATCTGAAATAGTGGAGTACCTGAAGGGCCTTCTGTATCTTCTGGTTACAACTTGA
- the LOC107826241 gene encoding 1,4-alpha-glucan-branching enzyme isoform X1, with protein sequence METNFNVLSTHIQGSFPSSSPQVFPLASRNKICFPSQHSSGVKFGSPKRSWDICSTPKSRAREDERMKHSSAISAVLTDDNSTSSLEEDVETENIGLLNLDPSLEPYLDHFRYRMKRYAEQKKLIEQHEGALEEFSLGYLKFGFNREEGCIVYREWAPAAEEAEVIGDFNGWNGSNHMMEKDQFGVWSIRIPDVDGNPAIPHNSRVKFRFKHGNAAWVDRIPAWIKYATVDTTRFAAPYDGVYWDPPPSERYHFKYPRPPKPKAPRIYEAHVGMSSSEPRVNSYREFADDVLPRIKANNYNTVQLMAIMEHSYYGSFGYHVTNFFAVSSRSGNPEDLKYLIDKAHSLGLQVLVDVVHSHASNNITDGLNGFDVGQSSQESYFHAGERGYHKLWDSRLFNYANWEVLRFLLSNLRWWLDEYNFDGFRFDGITSMLYVHHGINMGFTGKYHEYFSEATDVDAVVYLMLANNLIHKIFPDATVIAEDVSGMPGLGRPVSEGGIGFDYRLAMAIPDKWIDYLKNKNDEDFSMKEVTRSLTNRRYTEKCIAYAESHDQSIVGDKTIAFLLMDKEMYSGMSCLTDASPVVDRGIALHKMIHFFTMALGGEGYLNFMGNEFGHPEWIDFPREGNNWSYDKCRRQWNLADSEHLRYKFMSAFDRAMNSLDEKFSFLASGKQIVSSTDEDNKVVVFERGDLVFVFNFHPENTYEGYKVGCDLPGKYRVALDSDAWDFGGHGRVGHDVDHFTSPEGIPGVPETNFNGRPNSFKVLSPARTCVAYYRVEESIAETEDDQTAISSELPTANIEESDDILKDSPSVNITDAGQIDLVSIEESNEELKDSTSVNISDVVQTDRDDSYANVWDDDQSDD encoded by the exons ATGGAAACTAATTTCAATGTTTTATCGACTCACATTCAAGGCTCTTTTCCATCTTCTTCACCTCAAGTTTTTCCATTG GCTTCTAGAAATAAGATATGTTTTCCTTCTCAACATAGTTCTGGAGTGAAGTTTGGATCTCCGAAACGGTCTTGGGATATTTGTTCCACTCCAAAATCAAGAGCTAGAGAAGATGAAAGG ATGAAGCACAGTTCAGCTATTTCCGCTGTTTTGACCGATGACAACTCCACATCATCCCTAGAGGAAGACGTTGAGACTGAAAATATTGGCCTCCTAAATTTGGATCCAAGCTTGGAACCTTATCTAGATCACTTCAGATACAGAATGAAGAGATATGCGGAACAGAAAAAGCTCATCGAACAACATGAGGGAGCCCTTGAGGAATTTTCTCTAG GTTACTTAAAATTTGGATTCAACAGGGAAGAAGGCTGCATAGTCTATCGTGAATGGGCTCCTGCTGCTGA GGAAGCAGAAGTTATTGGCGATTTCAATGGATGGAATGGTTCCAACCACATGATGGAGAAGGACCAATTTGGTGTTTGGAGTATTAGAATTCCTGATGTTGACGGTAACCCAGCCATTCCACACAATTCCAGAGTTAAGTTCCGTTTCAAGCATGGAAATGCAGCTTGGGTAGATCGTATCCCTGCTTGGATAAAGTATGCCACTGTAGACACTACAAGATTTGCAGCACCATATGATGGTGTCTACTGGGACCCACCACCTTCAGAAAG GTACCACTTTAAATACCCTCGCCCTCCCAAACCCAAGGCTCCACGAATCTATGAAGCACATGTTGGCATGAGCAGCTCTGAGCCACGTGTAAATTCGTATCGCGAGTTTGCAGATGATGTTTTGCCTCGAATTAAGGCAAATAACTATAATACTGTCCAGTTAATGGCCATAATGGAACATTCTTACTATGGATCATTTGGATATCATGTTACAAACTTTTTTGCTGTGAGCAgtagatctggaaatccagaggACCTTAAGTATCTGATAGATAAAGCACATAGCTTGGGTTTACAGGTTCTGGTGGATGTAGTTCACAGTCATGCAAGCAATAATATCACTGATGGCCTCAATGGCTTTGATGTTGGCCAAAGTTCTCAAGAATCCTACTTTCATGCTGGAGAGAGAGGGTACCATAAGCTGTGGGATAGCAGGCTGTTCAACTATGCCAATTGGGAGGTTCTTCGTTTCCTTCTTTCCAACCTGAGGTGGTGGCTAGACGAGTATAACTTTGACGGATTTCGATTTGATGGAATAACTTCAATGCTGTATGTTCACCATGGAATCAATATGGGATTTACAGGGAAATATCATGAGTATTTCAGCGAGGCTACAGATGTTGATGCTGTGGTCTATCTAATGTTGGCCAATAATCTGATTCACAAGATCTTCCCAGATGCAACTGTTATTGCCGAAGATGTTTCGGGTATGCCCGGCCTTGGCCGACCTGTTTCTGAGGGCGGAATTGGTTTTGATTACCGCCTGGCAATGGCAATCCCAGATAAGTGGATAGATTACTTGAAGAATAAGAATGATGAAGACTTTTCCATGAAGGAAGTAACACGGAGTTTAACAAATAGGAGATATACAGAGAAGTGTATAGCTTACGCAGAGAGCCATGACCAG TCTATTGTGGGTGACAAGACCATTGCATTTCTCCTAATGGACAAAGAGATGTATTCTGGCATGTCTTGCTTGACAGATGCGTCTCCTGTTGTTGATCGAGGAATTGCGCTTCACAAG ATGATCCATTTTTTCACGATGGCCTTGGGAGGAGAGGGGTACCTCAATTTCATGGGTAACGAG TTTGGCCATCCTGAGTGGATTGACTTCCCTAGAGAAGGAAATAATTGGAGTTATGACAAATGCAGACGCCAGTGGAACCTCGCGGATAGCGAACACTTGAGATACAAG TTCATGAGTGCATTTGACAGAGCCATGAATTCACTCGATGAAAAGTTCTCATTCCTTGCATCAGGAAAACAGATAGTAAGCAGCACGGATGAAGATAATAAG GTTGTTGTGTTTGAACGTGGCGATCTGGTATTTGTTTTCAACTTCCATCCAGAGAACACATATGAAGG GTATAAAGTTGGATGCGACTTGCCAGGGAAGTACAGAGTTGCACTGGATAGTGATGCTTGGGATTTTGGTGGCCATGGAAGA GTTGGTCATGATGTTGACCATTTCACATCGCCAGAAGGAATACCTGGCGTTCCAGAAACAAATTTCAATGGTCGTCCAAATTCTTTCAAAGTGCTGTCTCCTGCACGCACATGTGTG GCTTATTACAGAGTTGAAGAAAGCATAGCAGAAACCGAAGATGACCAGACAGCCATTTCTAGTGAGCTGCCAACAGCCAATATCGAGGAGAGTGACGATATACTTAAAGATTCACCATCTGTAAATATCACAGATGCTGGTCAAATCGACTTAGTTTCTATTGAGGAGAGCAATGAGGAACTTAAGGATTCAACATCTGTAAACATTAGTGATGTTGTTCAAACTGACAGAGATGATTCGTATGCAAACGTCTGGGATGATGACCAGTCAGATGATTGA
- the LOC107826241 gene encoding 1,4-alpha-glucan-branching enzyme isoform X2: METNFNVLSTHIQGSFPSSSPQVFPLMKHSSAISAVLTDDNSTSSLEEDVETENIGLLNLDPSLEPYLDHFRYRMKRYAEQKKLIEQHEGALEEFSLGYLKFGFNREEGCIVYREWAPAAEEAEVIGDFNGWNGSNHMMEKDQFGVWSIRIPDVDGNPAIPHNSRVKFRFKHGNAAWVDRIPAWIKYATVDTTRFAAPYDGVYWDPPPSERYHFKYPRPPKPKAPRIYEAHVGMSSSEPRVNSYREFADDVLPRIKANNYNTVQLMAIMEHSYYGSFGYHVTNFFAVSSRSGNPEDLKYLIDKAHSLGLQVLVDVVHSHASNNITDGLNGFDVGQSSQESYFHAGERGYHKLWDSRLFNYANWEVLRFLLSNLRWWLDEYNFDGFRFDGITSMLYVHHGINMGFTGKYHEYFSEATDVDAVVYLMLANNLIHKIFPDATVIAEDVSGMPGLGRPVSEGGIGFDYRLAMAIPDKWIDYLKNKNDEDFSMKEVTRSLTNRRYTEKCIAYAESHDQSIVGDKTIAFLLMDKEMYSGMSCLTDASPVVDRGIALHKMIHFFTMALGGEGYLNFMGNEFGHPEWIDFPREGNNWSYDKCRRQWNLADSEHLRYKFMSAFDRAMNSLDEKFSFLASGKQIVSSTDEDNKVVVFERGDLVFVFNFHPENTYEGYKVGCDLPGKYRVALDSDAWDFGGHGRVGHDVDHFTSPEGIPGVPETNFNGRPNSFKVLSPARTCVAYYRVEESIAETEDDQTAISSELPTANIEESDDILKDSPSVNITDAGQIDLVSIEESNEELKDSTSVNISDVVQTDRDDSYANVWDDDQSDD; the protein is encoded by the exons ATGGAAACTAATTTCAATGTTTTATCGACTCACATTCAAGGCTCTTTTCCATCTTCTTCACCTCAAGTTTTTCCATTG ATGAAGCACAGTTCAGCTATTTCCGCTGTTTTGACCGATGACAACTCCACATCATCCCTAGAGGAAGACGTTGAGACTGAAAATATTGGCCTCCTAAATTTGGATCCAAGCTTGGAACCTTATCTAGATCACTTCAGATACAGAATGAAGAGATATGCGGAACAGAAAAAGCTCATCGAACAACATGAGGGAGCCCTTGAGGAATTTTCTCTAG GTTACTTAAAATTTGGATTCAACAGGGAAGAAGGCTGCATAGTCTATCGTGAATGGGCTCCTGCTGCTGA GGAAGCAGAAGTTATTGGCGATTTCAATGGATGGAATGGTTCCAACCACATGATGGAGAAGGACCAATTTGGTGTTTGGAGTATTAGAATTCCTGATGTTGACGGTAACCCAGCCATTCCACACAATTCCAGAGTTAAGTTCCGTTTCAAGCATGGAAATGCAGCTTGGGTAGATCGTATCCCTGCTTGGATAAAGTATGCCACTGTAGACACTACAAGATTTGCAGCACCATATGATGGTGTCTACTGGGACCCACCACCTTCAGAAAG GTACCACTTTAAATACCCTCGCCCTCCCAAACCCAAGGCTCCACGAATCTATGAAGCACATGTTGGCATGAGCAGCTCTGAGCCACGTGTAAATTCGTATCGCGAGTTTGCAGATGATGTTTTGCCTCGAATTAAGGCAAATAACTATAATACTGTCCAGTTAATGGCCATAATGGAACATTCTTACTATGGATCATTTGGATATCATGTTACAAACTTTTTTGCTGTGAGCAgtagatctggaaatccagaggACCTTAAGTATCTGATAGATAAAGCACATAGCTTGGGTTTACAGGTTCTGGTGGATGTAGTTCACAGTCATGCAAGCAATAATATCACTGATGGCCTCAATGGCTTTGATGTTGGCCAAAGTTCTCAAGAATCCTACTTTCATGCTGGAGAGAGAGGGTACCATAAGCTGTGGGATAGCAGGCTGTTCAACTATGCCAATTGGGAGGTTCTTCGTTTCCTTCTTTCCAACCTGAGGTGGTGGCTAGACGAGTATAACTTTGACGGATTTCGATTTGATGGAATAACTTCAATGCTGTATGTTCACCATGGAATCAATATGGGATTTACAGGGAAATATCATGAGTATTTCAGCGAGGCTACAGATGTTGATGCTGTGGTCTATCTAATGTTGGCCAATAATCTGATTCACAAGATCTTCCCAGATGCAACTGTTATTGCCGAAGATGTTTCGGGTATGCCCGGCCTTGGCCGACCTGTTTCTGAGGGCGGAATTGGTTTTGATTACCGCCTGGCAATGGCAATCCCAGATAAGTGGATAGATTACTTGAAGAATAAGAATGATGAAGACTTTTCCATGAAGGAAGTAACACGGAGTTTAACAAATAGGAGATATACAGAGAAGTGTATAGCTTACGCAGAGAGCCATGACCAG TCTATTGTGGGTGACAAGACCATTGCATTTCTCCTAATGGACAAAGAGATGTATTCTGGCATGTCTTGCTTGACAGATGCGTCTCCTGTTGTTGATCGAGGAATTGCGCTTCACAAG ATGATCCATTTTTTCACGATGGCCTTGGGAGGAGAGGGGTACCTCAATTTCATGGGTAACGAG TTTGGCCATCCTGAGTGGATTGACTTCCCTAGAGAAGGAAATAATTGGAGTTATGACAAATGCAGACGCCAGTGGAACCTCGCGGATAGCGAACACTTGAGATACAAG TTCATGAGTGCATTTGACAGAGCCATGAATTCACTCGATGAAAAGTTCTCATTCCTTGCATCAGGAAAACAGATAGTAAGCAGCACGGATGAAGATAATAAG GTTGTTGTGTTTGAACGTGGCGATCTGGTATTTGTTTTCAACTTCCATCCAGAGAACACATATGAAGG GTATAAAGTTGGATGCGACTTGCCAGGGAAGTACAGAGTTGCACTGGATAGTGATGCTTGGGATTTTGGTGGCCATGGAAGA GTTGGTCATGATGTTGACCATTTCACATCGCCAGAAGGAATACCTGGCGTTCCAGAAACAAATTTCAATGGTCGTCCAAATTCTTTCAAAGTGCTGTCTCCTGCACGCACATGTGTG GCTTATTACAGAGTTGAAGAAAGCATAGCAGAAACCGAAGATGACCAGACAGCCATTTCTAGTGAGCTGCCAACAGCCAATATCGAGGAGAGTGACGATATACTTAAAGATTCACCATCTGTAAATATCACAGATGCTGGTCAAATCGACTTAGTTTCTATTGAGGAGAGCAATGAGGAACTTAAGGATTCAACATCTGTAAACATTAGTGATGTTGTTCAAACTGACAGAGATGATTCGTATGCAAACGTCTGGGATGATGACCAGTCAGATGATTGA
- the LOC107792157 gene encoding dolichol-phosphate mannosyltransferase subunit 1 isoform X2, with product MEQKKNKYSIIVPTYNERLNIALVIYLVFKHLPDVDFEIIVVDDGSPDGTQDIVKQLQKVYGEDHILLRPRARKLGLGTAYIHGLKHASGNFVVIMDADLSHHPKYLPRFIKKQMETGASIVTGTRYVTGGGVHGWNLMRKLTSRGANVLAQTLLWPGVSDLTGSFRLYQKSALEDIISSCVSKGYVFQMEMIVRASRKGYRIEEVSELRLLGFRSVSVVDLSDIEVEV from the exons ATGGAGCAGAAGAAGAACAAGTACAGTATAATTGTACCCACCTACAACGAACGCCTCAACATTGCTCTCGTCATTTACCTCGTCTTTAAGCATCTCCC GGATGTTGATTTCGAAATAATTGTAGTGGATGATGGAAGTCCAGATGGCACACAGGATATTGTCAAACAATTGCAGAAAGTATATGGAGAAGATCATATT TTATTGAGACCTCGAGCTCGGAAACTTGGTTTAG GCACTGCATATATTCATGGTTTGAAGCATGCCTCAGGCAATTTTGTTGTCATTATGGATGCGGATCTTTCTCACCAT CCAAAATACCTGCCAAGATTTATCAA GAAACAAATGGAGACAGGTGCCAGTATAGTTACTGGAACTCGATATGTTACTGGTGGTGGTGTCCACGGATGGAACCTTATGCGCAAATTGACAAGTAGGGGAGCAAATGTCCTTGCACAGACATTACTTTGGCCGGGTGTATCAGACTTAACTGGATCCTTCCG GCTGTACCAGAAATCTGCACTAGAAGACATCATAAGCTCTTGTGTAAGTAAAGGATATGTTTTTCAGATGGAGATGATTGTTCGGGCTTCAAGAAAAGGTTACCGCATTGAAGAG GTATCTGAGCTGAGATTGTTGGGATTTAGATCTGTATCTGTAGTTGATCTAAGTGACATAGAAGTTGAAGTTTGA